From Paralcaligenes sp. KSB-10:
TGGAATACTGGCGGGCATGATAGGCGCGGCCGGCGCTATCGGCGCCCGGCGGAAAAACCGCAATCGACTGCCCTTCCAGAACGGGAAAAGGCGCATCGCCGAAATCCAGCACGATATGGTGAATATCGCTCTCGGTGTCCTCGTCGGTTACCCGGTAATTGCCCACCACCGTGGCCATCACTGGATTCTTGTGCGTGTACAGATTGACGTAGGGGTGCGCAGCCGACCACGGCGGAATGCTGGCGCCGGCCGAGGTCGAAGGCATGCCCTGCAGATCGTTTGCCGGATCGTCTCCAGAGTCGATCGAAACCGTAATCACCGCGGCCGGCGCAACGGCGGGCGTCTCGTCCAGGGCCTGCTCGGCGGGCAATTCGTTCCAGCCGAACTGCGCGTCCATGCCATAGGCCTGATCCGACAGCACCTTGAGCCAATTATCGATGGCGCCCGTGGGGCACGGCGGCACACAGGCCATGCAGCTATTGCAGATTTCGGGGTTCACCACATAATTGTTCGAATCATGGGTAATGGCATCGATCGGACAGGTTTCCTCGCACGTATTGCAGCGTATGCAAATTTCGGGATCGATCAGGTGCTGCTTGATGACGTGAGTTGGTATCGGTGCTGTCATGATTGAACTCCTCATTGCCGGAACGACCGCCCGTCTGGGCTGCAACCCCGAAAATGCAGGCTTCGCACAGGAAGCCTTGTTCTTGAATGTTAATTGAAACGAACGTATTCGAAATTAATGGGCTGGCGGTTGACGCCGATCACCGGAGGCGCAATCCAATTGGCGAACTTGCCGGGTTCAACCACGCGCCCCATCAATGAAGCAACAAAGGCACGATCTTCGGCCGTCGGCAGCCAGCTGTTTTCGTGGTTTTTCCATTGCTCGTCGCTCAACACTTCGCCTTCGGGCGAAACACGTATGCCCGCCAACGTACCGATCTTGCGATTGAATGCCTTGTGCGGTACCCGCAGGCGGAAGGCAATGCCGTTTTTCTCCATGACCTTGTTCCAGCGGCCGATGCCGGCCATCGAGTCGCGGATGAAATCGTCGCGCAAAACCTCGTTCAGGGCATTGAGCATAGGCACTTCGATTTCCCGCAACTGGCCATTGGCGACTTCCAGTACGCGATAGGTGTCGTTCTTGAGCTGATGATCGTCGGTGCGCTTGCTCTCTTCATAGCGGCCTTTCAGGCCGGAGCTATAAAAGATGGCGGCGTTGGAAGATTGATCGGCGCCGAACAGGTCGATGGTCACGCTGTAATGAAAATTCAGATAGCGCTGCACGGTGGGCAAATCGATGACGCCGGCCGCGCGCAGCGCCGCCGGATCGTCGGTCTTGAGCTGGTTCATGACTTCGCAGGTGCGCTGCAAGACTCGCGAGACACCTGACTCCCCGACAAACATGTGGTGAGCCTCTTCAGTCAGCATGAATTTGGTGGTTCGCGCCAGCGGATCGAAGCTGGATTCGGCCAGAGCGCACAATTGGAACTTGCCATCGCGATCGGTGAAATACGTGAACATGTAAAAGGCCAGCCAATCGGGAGTCTTCTCGTTGAAGGCGCCAAGAATACGCGGGCTGTCCTGGTCGCCGGAGTTGCGCTGCAGCAAGGCATCGGCTTCTTCGCGCCCATCGCGGCCAAAGTAGCGGTGCAGCAAATACACCATGGCCCACAAATGACGTCCTTCCTCGACGTTGACCTGGAAGAGATTGCGCAAATCGTATTGCGAAGGCGCGGTCAACCCCAGGTGGCGCTGCTGCTCCACCGAAGCCGGCTCGGTGTCGCCCTGAGTGACGATGATGCGGCGCAAATTGGCCCGATGCTCGCCCGGCGCCTCCTGCCACACATCGCGGCCGATATGCTCGCCGAAATGAGCCTTGCGATTGCCGTCTTGCGGGGCCAGAAAAATACCCCAGCGGTAATCCGGCATTTTGACGTGGTCGAAATTCGCCCAGCCGTCGGGCTGCACGCTCA
This genomic window contains:
- the boxB gene encoding benzoyl-CoA 2,3-epoxidase subunit BoxB — encoded protein: MSGINYSEKIPNNVNLSGDRALQRALEHWQPNYLQWWQEMGPEGAQNFDVYLRTAVSVQPDGWANFDHVKMPDYRWGIFLAPQDGNRKAHFGEHIGRDVWQEAPGEHRANLRRIIVTQGDTEPASVEQQRHLGLTAPSQYDLRNLFQVNVEEGRHLWAMVYLLHRYFGRDGREEADALLQRNSGDQDSPRILGAFNEKTPDWLAFYMFTYFTDRDGKFQLCALAESSFDPLARTTKFMLTEEAHHMFVGESGVSRVLQRTCEVMNQLKTDDPAALRAAGVIDLPTVQRYLNFHYSVTIDLFGADQSSNAAIFYSSGLKGRYEESKRTDDHQLKNDTYRVLEVANGQLREIEVPMLNALNEVLRDDFIRDSMAGIGRWNKVMEKNGIAFRLRVPHKAFNRKIGTLAGIRVSPEGEVLSDEQWKNHENSWLPTAEDRAFVASLMGRVVEPGKFANWIAPPVIGVNRQPINFEYVRFN